One segment of Calditrichota bacterium DNA contains the following:
- a CDS encoding DUF2703 domain-containing protein: MKIDFLYNPKCPHTEETLQNLVTALKKNGWPAGIHSVQIKDLNQAKRAHFLGSPTIRINGHDLQENASPSERYSLDCRTFLIDGKPASVPTVDFLEEAIRKIVGESDTGKN; encoded by the coding sequence ATGAAAATTGATTTTTTGTACAATCCAAAATGCCCACACACCGAAGAAACCCTTCAAAATTTGGTGACGGCTTTAAAGAAAAATGGGTGGCCGGCCGGAATTCACAGCGTTCAAATTAAAGATCTCAATCAGGCAAAACGGGCCCACTTTTTGGGGTCCCCGACCATTCGGATCAACGGACATGATCTGCAAGAAAATGCCAGCCCATCAGAACGCTATTCCCTGGATTGCCGAACATTTCTGATTGACGGAAAGCCCGCCTCTGTACCCACGGTGGATTTTCTTGAGGAAGCCATTCGGAAAATCGTGGGAGAGAGCGACACCGGCAAGAATTAA